From the genome of Verrucomicrobiia bacterium, one region includes:
- a CDS encoding UbiX family flavin prenyltransferase, which produces MKILVAITGASGTLYAQRLLDHLDPTQHEIRVVLSHYAPQVIGVELPGGLHVPAGVKVHGVKSMNVPFVSGSNPADVMVVIPCTMGTLGRIAHGHSSDVLLRAADVMLKEKKKLILVPRETPLSLIHVKNYELLLLAGATLIPANPSFYSGAATVTALVDTVVSRVLDHLGIANQLAPRWAEEQE; this is translated from the coding sequence TTGAAAATTCTCGTCGCCATCACCGGAGCCAGCGGCACGCTATACGCGCAGCGGTTGTTGGATCATCTTGATCCTACACAACACGAGATTCGCGTGGTGCTGAGCCATTACGCGCCGCAGGTGATCGGCGTGGAATTGCCGGGCGGTTTGCACGTGCCGGCGGGCGTCAAGGTGCATGGCGTCAAAAGCATGAACGTGCCTTTCGTCAGCGGGTCCAATCCCGCCGACGTCATGGTGGTGATTCCCTGCACGATGGGCACGCTGGGACGCATTGCGCACGGTCACAGCAGCGATGTTTTGTTGCGCGCGGCGGACGTGATGTTGAAGGAAAAGAAAAAACTCATCCTCGTGCCGCGCGAAACGCCGCTCAGCCTGATCCACGTAAAAAATTATGAATTACTGCTGTTGGCAGGAGCGACGTTGATTCCGGCCAACCCCAGTTTTTATTCCGGCGCCGCCACCGTCACCGCCCTGGTGGATACGGTGGTCAGCCGCGTGTTGGATCACCTGGGCATTGCGAATCAACTCGCACCGCGTTGGGCGGAAGAACAGGAATGA
- a CDS encoding four helix bundle protein, with protein sequence MLDFASAIIDVSEKLPNSRAGNHLAEQILRSGTSPYGNHGEAHLFKVRCSTF encoded by the coding sequence TTGCTGGATTTTGCCTCAGCGATCATAGACGTTTCAGAAAAACTACCCAATAGCCGGGCGGGAAATCATTTGGCGGAACAAATCTTGCGCTCTGGAACTTCTCCCTACGGGAACCACGGTGAAGCGCATTTGTTCAAAGTTCGATGTTCAACATTTTAG
- the ubiA gene encoding putative 4-hydroxybenzoate polyprenyltransferase: protein MFSVISKWGGFVRFSHTVFALPFALAAMCVAARAHNGWPGWRVFGLILAAMVCARTCAMAFNRIVDRKFDAQNPRTANRHLPAGKVSLGGAMVFCVLAGAGLVVASYFLNPLCFWLSPVALAVICFYSLTKRFTDYTHVFLGLALALAPVGAWLAVRGMEIRPLEIIQMLVLSSAVVLWLFGFDIIYALQDYEFDKSVGLHSLVVAWGPKNALSSAFLAHMVMCGLLFAFGMLCRFRIAYLIGWIIIVGCLVLEHWIARRRSLNWINVAFFRLNAVISTVFFVVVAAEVMFHGGFRLR from the coding sequence ATGTTTTCCGTAATTTCCAAATGGGGCGGTTTTGTGCGGTTCTCGCACACTGTCTTCGCGCTGCCGTTCGCGCTGGCGGCCATGTGCGTGGCGGCGCGCGCTCACAACGGCTGGCCAGGCTGGAGAGTTTTTGGATTGATCCTGGCGGCGATGGTTTGTGCGCGCACCTGCGCGATGGCGTTCAATCGCATCGTGGACCGCAAATTTGACGCGCAGAATCCGCGCACCGCCAACCGCCACCTGCCGGCCGGTAAAGTTTCCCTCGGGGGTGCGATGGTGTTTTGTGTCCTGGCCGGAGCGGGACTGGTGGTGGCGAGTTACTTCTTGAATCCGCTCTGTTTTTGGTTGTCGCCAGTGGCGCTGGCGGTCATTTGTTTTTATTCCCTGACCAAGCGCTTCACGGATTACACGCACGTTTTTCTGGGTCTGGCGCTGGCGTTGGCGCCGGTGGGCGCTTGGCTGGCGGTGCGCGGGATGGAAATTCGTCCGCTCGAAATCATCCAGATGCTGGTCTTATCCAGTGCGGTGGTGCTGTGGCTGTTTGGATTCGACATCATCTACGCGCTGCAAGATTACGAGTTCGATAAATCCGTCGGGCTGCACTCGCTTGTAGTGGCGTGGGGACCGAAGAATGCGTTGTCGAGTGCGTTCCTGGCGCACATGGTGATGTGCGGGCTGCTGTTTGCGTTTGGGATGCTCTGTCGTTTTCGGATCGCCTATCTCATCGGCTGGATCATCATCGTCGGCTGCCTGGTGCTGGAGCATTGGATTGCGCGCCGCCGCAGTTTGAACTGGATCAATGTGGCTTTTTTCCGGCTCAACGCCGTCATCAGCACCGTCTTTTTCGTCGTGGTCGCCGCTGAAGTGATGTTCCACGGCGGCTTCCGACTGCGTTAG
- a CDS encoding UDP-N-acetylglucosamine diphosphorylase has translation MFKPADLFDLSQTEHARLFADGAYAWEALKQIHAYLETQLNNQKAASTLTGRWLSDSVFIGVGTVIEAGAVIKGPAIIGKNCQIRHNAYVRENVIVGDDCMVGNSCELKNVLLFNGCQVPHFNYVGDSILGAKAHLGAGVIASNLRSFPGNVTVELNGIPFDTGLRKFGALIGDRAEIGCNSVLNPGSIIGRGALIYPGVNWRGFLPANNIAKNKAVIEVAVRRPRSE, from the coding sequence ATGTTCAAACCCGCTGATTTGTTTGATTTGAGCCAGACCGAACACGCGAGACTCTTCGCGGATGGCGCTTATGCCTGGGAAGCGTTGAAGCAAATTCACGCCTACCTGGAGACGCAACTCAACAACCAGAAGGCCGCTTCCACCTTAACCGGCCGGTGGCTGAGCGACTCCGTGTTCATCGGCGTCGGCACCGTGATTGAGGCGGGCGCAGTCATTAAAGGCCCGGCGATCATCGGAAAAAATTGTCAAATTCGTCATAACGCTTACGTGCGGGAAAATGTGATTGTTGGCGACGATTGCATGGTGGGGAACTCGTGCGAATTGAAGAACGTTTTGCTGTTCAACGGCTGTCAGGTGCCGCACTTCAACTACGTCGGAGATTCCATCCTCGGCGCGAAAGCGCACCTCGGCGCGGGCGTCATCGCTTCCAACCTGCGCTCCTTTCCCGGGAACGTCACCGTGGAGCTGAACGGCATTCCGTTCGACACCGGCTTGCGGAAATTTGGCGCGCTGATTGGCGATCGGGCGGAGATCGGTTGCAACAGCGTGTTGAATCCCGGCAGCATTATTGGCCGCGGCGCGCTGATTTATCCGGGCGTGAACTGGCGCGGTTTTTTACCCGCCAACAACATCGCGAAGAACAAGGCCGTCATTGAAGTCGCCGTGCGCCGTCCGCGTTCGGAATAG
- a CDS encoding cysteine desulfurase: MPAATIRALESGLFPAMLGAFDERHIRSGYLLTMSRTIYFDYNATTPLDPAVRTAMLPYLDQIWGNPSSVHQIGQTARAALDDLRDRAAKLLKAKPSEIIFTSGGTESNNLAIFGTARLLADKGKHLITSAIEHHAGLRCFDYLEAKEHFEVTRLPVDTTGRVAPEALEQALRPDTTLVSIMAANNEIGTIQPVAELGAICRQHRVIFHTDAAQWFGKEPVATIEQFNADLVSICAHKFHGPKGAGLLYIRSPLHPDLIHFGGSQENERRGGTENLPAIAGLVEALERFVPQPVFDRTRMAPLTERLITAANDIPGLQFIGSRESRLANTVAFVVPGTDNIALMAGLDLEGICASSGSACSAGSLEPSHVVAALGWEKKLANSLVRFSLGRESTAAEVETVIAKLPEVLRRAKVPNKFRTTRE, translated from the coding sequence ATGCCTGCCGCTACCATTCGGGCATTGGAGTCGGGACTGTTTCCCGCTATGCTGGGCGCGTTTGATGAAAGACACATTCGCTCCGGTTACTTGCTGACCATGTCGCGCACGATTTACTTCGATTACAACGCCACCACGCCCCTCGATCCGGCGGTGCGCACCGCGATGTTGCCCTATCTCGACCAGATTTGGGGTAATCCATCGAGTGTGCATCAAATTGGCCAAACAGCCCGGGCGGCCTTGGACGATTTACGCGATCGCGCGGCCAAGCTGCTGAAGGCCAAACCCAGCGAGATTATTTTTACGAGTGGCGGAACGGAATCCAACAACCTGGCAATCTTCGGCACAGCACGATTGTTGGCTGACAAGGGAAAGCACTTGATTACTTCCGCCATCGAACACCATGCCGGGTTACGCTGTTTCGACTATCTCGAAGCAAAAGAACATTTTGAAGTCACCCGTCTGCCGGTGGATACCACTGGCCGGGTCGCGCCGGAAGCGCTAGAACAGGCTCTGCGACCAGATACCACCTTGGTTTCGATTATGGCGGCCAACAACGAAATTGGCACCATTCAGCCAGTAGCCGAACTGGGAGCGATTTGCCGTCAGCACCGCGTTATTTTTCATACCGACGCCGCGCAATGGTTCGGTAAGGAGCCGGTCGCGACGATTGAGCAATTCAACGCGGATTTGGTTTCCATTTGCGCGCATAAATTCCACGGACCAAAAGGCGCGGGACTGCTTTACATCCGTTCGCCGTTACACCCTGACCTCATTCACTTCGGGGGCAGTCAGGAAAATGAACGGCGCGGTGGCACGGAAAATCTCCCCGCCATCGCCGGGTTGGTTGAAGCGCTGGAACGGTTCGTTCCACAACCCGTCTTCGATCGAACTCGGATGGCACCGCTCACGGAACGGCTCATTACGGCGGCGAATGACATTCCTGGTCTGCAATTTATCGGCTCGCGTGAATCGCGCCTGGCAAATACTGTGGCCTTCGTGGTGCCGGGCACGGACAACATTGCCTTGATGGCGGGTTTGGACCTGGAAGGTATTTGCGCCAGCAGTGGCTCAGCCTGCTCCGCTGGTTCGTTGGAGCCGTCTCACGTGGTCGCGGCGCTGGGTTGGGAGAAAAAGCTGGCCAATTCCCTCGTCCGATTTTCTCTGGGTCGCGAATCCACCGCCGCCGAAGTGGAAACGGTGATCGCGAAACTGCCGGAAGTTTTGCGTCGGGCAAAAGTGCCGAATAAATTCAGAACAACCCGTGAATGA
- the dnaN gene encoding DNA polymerase III subunit beta, producing the protein MNLTITKEQLLNGLQAVQNVVSSRTTLPVLSNVLIQADGKKVKFIATDLDVTISCCVEGSVTKAGATTVPVKKLFSIARELNGSEIELSVDEKNVTSVNCGSSFYKIHGLPAEEFPPLKNFTEDKSVSLAQEILKGMLKKTSFAMSTDEARYVLNGIFISLKEHKMTIVATDGRRLALTDEEVDFSEKSQGEFIIPAKAVNELNRLLQDKGEVTIKYTDNQAEFSLTDEKGSAVVMISKLIEGNYPNYRQVIPTEAKERISLPREELLHALKRAEIMTSDKANSVKLTFGTNNLAITANSPEVGEARESLAINYKGGEIAIAFNPKYMIDSLNALANEEVFIELVDELSPGVIKINGPFLYVVMPMRLS; encoded by the coding sequence ATGAATCTGACCATCACCAAGGAGCAATTGTTGAACGGTTTGCAGGCGGTGCAAAACGTCGTGAGTTCGCGCACCACGTTACCGGTTCTCTCGAACGTATTGATTCAAGCCGACGGCAAAAAAGTGAAGTTCATCGCCACGGATCTGGATGTCACCATTTCCTGTTGCGTCGAAGGTAGTGTGACAAAAGCTGGCGCGACGACAGTGCCGGTGAAGAAGCTCTTCAGCATTGCCCGTGAATTGAACGGCAGCGAGATCGAGCTTTCCGTGGATGAAAAGAATGTCACCAGCGTGAATTGCGGTTCGTCCTTCTACAAAATTCACGGCTTGCCCGCCGAGGAGTTTCCTCCGCTGAAGAATTTCACCGAGGATAAAAGCGTAAGTCTGGCTCAGGAAATTTTGAAAGGGATGTTGAAAAAGACATCCTTTGCCATGTCCACGGATGAAGCGCGCTACGTTCTGAATGGAATTTTTATCAGCCTGAAAGAGCACAAGATGACGATCGTGGCCACGGACGGTCGGCGGCTTGCGCTTACGGATGAGGAAGTGGATTTTTCCGAGAAAAGTCAGGGAGAATTTATCATTCCCGCCAAAGCTGTGAATGAGCTTAATCGGCTGCTCCAGGACAAAGGCGAGGTCACCATCAAATATACGGACAATCAAGCCGAGTTCAGTCTCACGGATGAAAAAGGGTCGGCAGTGGTAATGATCTCAAAATTGATCGAAGGAAATTATCCCAACTACCGGCAGGTGATTCCGACTGAGGCCAAGGAGCGCATCAGTTTGCCGCGGGAGGAATTGCTGCACGCCTTGAAGCGCGCGGAAATCATGACCAGTGACAAGGCCAATTCAGTCAAATTGACGTTTGGCACAAACAATCTGGCAATTACCGCGAACAGCCCGGAAGTGGGTGAAGCGCGCGAAAGTTTGGCCATCAATTACAAAGGCGGGGAGATCGCGATTGCTTTCAATCCAAAGTACATGATTGATTCGCTCAATGCCCTAGCCAACGAGGAAGTGTTTATCGAGCTGGTGGATGAGCTGAGTCCGGGGGTGATCAAAATCAACGGACCCTTTTTGTATGTCGTGATGCCTATGCGGCTGAGTTGA